TCATGGCCAGGGGGTTACCGGACAGGGTACCGGCCTGATACACCGGCCCGGCCGGGGAAATCATTTGCATAATTTCCTTCCTGCCACCATAGGCCCCCACAGGTAGGCCACCGCCGATGATTTTACCCAGACAGGTTAAATCAGGCATAACGTTGTAGTAGGCTTGCGCCCCGCCATAACTTAAGCGGAAGCCCGTAATTACTTCATCGAAGATTAGCAGGGCACCGTACTGATCACATAGTTTACGGATTCCCTGCAAAAAGCCCTCTGCCGGAGGCACTACACCCATATTGCCGGCCATGGGTTCAACGATAACCGCGGCAACCTCTTGACCTATTTCGCTAAAGATTTTTTCCAATAGTTCCAAATCATTGTATCTGGCATTAATGGTATTAGCGGCAATATTCTCCGGCACACCAGGGCTGGTGGGCACACCGTGGGTTAAGGCCCCGGAACCGGCTTTAATGAGCAGGGAGTCATGGTGTCCATGGTAATTGCCTTCAAATTTAATAATTTTATTACGGTTGGTATAGGCTCGGGCCAAGCGCAGGGCACTCATGGTGGCTTCGGTACCGGAATTGACCATCCGCACCATTTCTACCGAAGGCAGTGCCTCCACCACCATTTGGGCCAGGGTTAATTCCAGATCTGTTGGTGCTCCGTAGGTGGTGCCC
This region of Desulforamulus ferrireducens genomic DNA includes:
- the hemL gene encoding glutamate-1-semialdehyde 2,1-aminomutase, with protein sequence MAPSYQKSKEMFEQAQMFIPGGVNSPVRAFKSVGLNPPFIAKANGARMWDVDGNEYIDYVCSWGPLILGHRHPAVMHAIQRCLERGTTYGAPTDLELTLAQMVVEALPSVEMVRMVNSGTEATMSALRLARAYTNRNKIIKFEGNYHGHHDSLLIKAGSGALTHGVPTSPGVPENIAANTINARYNDLELLEKIFSEIGQEVAAVIVEPMAGNMGVVPPAEGFLQGIRKLCDQYGALLIFDEVITGFRLSYGGAQAYYNVMPDLTCLGKIIGGGLPVGAYGGRKEIMQMISPAGPVYQAGTLSGNPLAMTAGIATLEQLQQPGVYQELDRKSALLAQGMAQAAKAAGVEVTFNRVQSLQCCFFTKHQVNDFASASTSNTKHYAIFFKSMLDQGIYLAPAQFEAAFVSLAHSDSDIERTVEAAFNAFKAVAQSQ